In the genome of Anabaena cylindrica PCC 7122, the window GAAGAATTAGTTTTAGATATTAAAATTCCCCAAGACTCAGTATATGAAGATATGGTTTTACTGAATCTAAGTAATTTCAAAACCGCCTCAACATATCTAAAAAAAGTTGAATGTTTTCAGAATATAGAGCGCAAGCCATTACAGTCAGAACAGGTTAATAGAATGTTAGGTCTTGGATGAATTAAATGAAAGATAAATAACTACAACTTTCATCCTTGAATTAATAAACAAACAGGGTTTATGTTTACTAAACCCTTGTAAATTAAATGGGGTTGCTATATAACAGTTCCCATTCAAATGAGGTACAAGCAGTAATAATTGAACGCAGATATTTTTGTACTTCATTATACTAGAAAATGCTACAGCAGTTTGCGTAGTTAGGAGGTACAAAATATAAATTAAAACCTATACATGAAGCCAGTTTTACTC includes:
- a CDS encoding chromosome segregation ATPase; the protein is MPPIEPIESSSPQPTSNNWYLLTVRSKKREVFVKYLKFAIDQNKLEELVLDIKIPQDSVYEDMVLLNLSNFKTASTYLKKVECFQNIERKPLQSEQVNRMLGLG